The genomic window GAGGTCTTTTACTTCGATGGCCATGAATTCGTTGACTTCCTGTGCCATGGGGTAAATATATTTCATTGACTGGTCGAGATAGCTGGCCATTTTTTCTTCAATAATCACATCCAGATGCAGATCGGTAAGGTTGCTGATGCGATCAGCTACTTTAAGGATTTTGGCTTCCTTTGAGCCATCATTTAGAATTTTAATCAGGTAATCTTCTTTAGCTTCACCCGGCATTCTGGTCACTTCTTCCACGAGTTTAACAACACGTTTTCCATCTGTCAGCTCCATGATTTCCAATTTGTTGGTTTCCGGAATATCCTCAAACAGGTCATGTATAAGAGATGCTTTAAGCAGCACATGATCGGTGTAATGGTAATCTATCAGAATAGTGAAGGTGGCCATCATGTGCCTGAACTGGTTCCCCCCAACCTTTCGGGCTTTTCCTATCAGCGCTGTGGCCTTCTGAATGTAGGGCGCAACGATCAGTTGTATGAGTTCCTCTTTTTCTCTGTCTTCCATTTGTGTATATGAATTAAGAATACTGACAACATTTGATCAATACGGAAACTGGCATCATGGTTTTACTCCAACGAACCAATAACTTTCTCAACCTCTTCAAGTATCTCGCATGATTTAACCAGCTTTTTCATGGCATTATGATCGTCATAAAGCGGACGGTCAACATCGAGAAACTCCACATGCCGGCGCACAACCTCTTTTGCCTTGGTTGTCCCCTTGCCAAAGTTATACTCCCTGAAATCGAGTGCCTGAGCGGCAGCCATGATTTCAATCCCAAGTATTCCATAAGCATTGTCGAGTATCTGGAAATTCTTAATGGCTGTGTTCATCCCCATGGACACGAAATCTTCCTGATCGGCGGCAGCCGGAATAGATTGGATAGAAGCAGGGGCACTCAGGATGCGTTGTTCAACAATTTGCATATCTGCGGTGTACTGACTGAGCATAAGACCGGAAAACATACCTGCTCCTTTGGTGAGGAAAGCGGGTAATCCCACACTCAGGGCCGGATTATTCAACCGGTTCATCCGCCGTTCTGACATCACACTAACCATCGTTATGGCTATCCCGGCCATATCCATTGGGAGCGAAACGGGTGAACCCTGGAAGTTGGCGCCCGTGAGCTGGAGGTTTTCCTCTGCGAAAAAGATCGGGTTATCGCCAACGCCGTTCAATTCGATCTCAACCTGAGAGCGGGCATAAGCCAATGCATCATGCGCTGCCCCGATCACCTGGGGGGTTGAGCGCATTGAATACGCATCCTGTACCTTACATTTCACCCTTTTTTCGGCCAGGTCGCCACCAGCAACCATTTTCCTGATGGCTTCTGCACTGCGAACCGCACCTTTGAAACCACGTACTTCGTGGAGTTTTGCTTCATAAGGTCTCATATTGGCTTTGAGTGCTTCCAGTGACATGGCAGCAGCTATTTCAGCTTGCTTGAGCCAACGGTTGGCGTCATAAAGAAAAATCGCACTCATGGCAGTCAACACATTTGAACCGTTGATTGTGCCCAGGCCATCACGTGCTTTTAGCCCGGGAACCGGAATTCCGGCTTTATCCATAGCCTCTTTTCCACTGTACAATTCCCCTTTAAAATAGGCACGCCCCTCACCCATCATCAGCAGTGCAATTTGCGACATGGGGGCAAGGTCTCCGCAGGCGCCAACCGATCCTTTATCACAAACCCAGGGGGTTACTCCCTTGTTAAGCATCTCAACCAAAGTCTGGGTGATTTCCGGACGTATTCCGGAGTTGCCATGTGCATGGACATTGATACGCCCAAGCATGGCTCCGCGCACATACTCTTCGTGCAATGGCTCTCCAATGCCGGCGGCATGGTTGTAAATGAGGTACTTTTGGAAATCCTTTACCTGGTCGTCGGTGAGTACAACCTCCGAAAATTCGCCAATGCCGGTATTTACGCCATACATAATTTCGCCAGCAATGATTTTCTTTTCCAGCATCGCCCGGCACTTTTTTATCCGTTCGATGGCATCAGGGTGCAATTCAACCCTTTCATGATGTCGTGCAACGTTCACCACATCTTCAATTTTCAGGTTTGATCCTGTAATAATAAGTGTCATTTCGGTAAATATTTTTTGATTTTTGTTAGAAATTCATCAGGAATTTATGAACATCAAAGGAACAAAATTTCCGGCAATCCAAGTCAGGTATTTCTTCCGAAAATTCCCCAAACTTAGAGATTCTGATGATGAAAATATGCCAGATCACGCGTTAATCAGGCAAGGATAAAGCACTTAGGCAAACTCACGGTCAACCTTGCTGGGTTGAAATTTGGAATCATTTTAAAATGCAGGATAGCTATTTATCCGATGTTCGAAGAAATTGACTTATTATGTGTGTACAACTTCATGAAATGAATTAAATATCATTGATTTTATTGTTTGCATTGCTTTTTTCAGCCTGCGAAAAACGCGGTGAAAAGCTGTTGAAATACCTTGCCACGGGGGCTGTACCGGAATTCACTCTTGCATTCAGGGACCCGACAGGAAATATATGAACA from Bacteroidales bacterium includes these protein-coding regions:
- a CDS encoding aromatic amino acid lyase, with the protein product MTLIITGSNLKIEDVVNVARHHERVELHPDAIERIKKCRAMLEKKIIAGEIMYGVNTGIGEFSEVVLTDDQVKDFQKYLIYNHAAGIGEPLHEEYVRGAMLGRINVHAHGNSGIRPEITQTLVEMLNKGVTPWVCDKGSVGACGDLAPMSQIALLMMGEGRAYFKGELYSGKEAMDKAGIPVPGLKARDGLGTINGSNVLTAMSAIFLYDANRWLKQAEIAAAMSLEALKANMRPYEAKLHEVRGFKGAVRSAEAIRKMVAGGDLAEKRVKCKVQDAYSMRSTPQVIGAAHDALAYARSQVEIELNGVGDNPIFFAEENLQLTGANFQGSPVSLPMDMAGIAITMVSVMSERRMNRLNNPALSVGLPAFLTKGAGMFSGLMLSQYTADMQIVEQRILSAPASIQSIPAAADQEDFVSMGMNTAIKNFQILDNAYGILGIEIMAAAQALDFREYNFGKGTTKAKEVVRRHVEFLDVDRPLYDDHNAMKKLVKSCEILEEVEKVIGSLE